The Sesamum indicum cultivar Zhongzhi No. 13 linkage group LG1, S_indicum_v1.0, whole genome shotgun sequence genome includes a window with the following:
- the LOC105167427 gene encoding KIN17-like protein, whose translation MPKNDFLTPKAIANRIKAKGLQKLRWYCQMCQKQCRDENGFKCHCMSESHQRQMQVFGQNPNRIIGGYSEEFETTFLEHMKRSHRFSRVAATVVYNEYISDRHHIHMNSTQWATLTEFVKYLGRTGKCKVEETPKGWFITYIDRDSETLFKEKMKNKRIKADAVDEEKQEKEIQKQIERAEQMMMMGPNAKGGEEEGIKPRILEKNDGDGEKKIKLSLGLSKKNVESNEKRESSRLVFDEGESESKNAKRKRDGENSAKNASVLDELMREEEKAKEKSNRKDYWLFEGIIVKVMSKALADKGYYKQKGVVRKVIDKYCGEIEMLENKHVLRVDQEELETVIPQIGGLVKIVNGAYRGEHARLLAIDTDKFCAKVQIEKGIYDGRVLKAVEYEDICKLAQ comes from the coding sequence ATGCCGAAGAACGACTTCTTGACCCCAAAGGCGATCGCAAACAGAATCAAAGCTAAGGGTTTGCAGAAACTGCGATGGTACTGCCAGATGTGCCAGAAACAATGCCGGGACGAGAACGGGTTCAAGTGCCATTGTATGAGCGAGTCCCACCAGCGACAGATGCAGGTCTTCGGCCAAAACCCCAACCGAATCATCGGCGGTTATTCCGAAGAATTTGAGACTACTTTTCTTGAGCACATGAAGCGCAGCCACCGCTTCAGCCGCGTCGCCGCCACCGTTGTCTACAACGAGTACATCTCCGATCGCCACCACATTCACATGAATTCTACTCAGTGGGCCACGCTGACGGAGTTCGTTAAGTATTTGGGGAGGACTGGAAAGTGTAAGGTTGAGGAAACCCCTAAGGGCTGGTTTATCACGTATATTGATCGAGATTCAGAGACTCTGTTcaaggagaagatgaagaataAGAGGATTAAGGCGGATGCCGTGGATGAGGAGAAGCAGGAGAAAGAGATCCAGAAGCAAATTGAGCGAGCAGAgcagatgatgatgatggggcCTAATGCAAAGGGTGGGGAAGAAGAGGGAATAAAACCCagaattttggagaaaaatgatGGGGATGgtgagaagaaaattaagcTGAGTTTAGGGCTTTCAAAGAAGAATGTGGAGTCAAATGAGAAGCGGGAGAGTTCGAGGTTGGTGTTTGACGAGGGGGAGTCCGAAAGTAAGAATGCAAAGCGGAAAAGGGATGGTGAGAATTCAGCTAAGAATGCTTCGGTTTTGGACGAGTTGATGAGGGAGGAGGAGAAGGCGAAGGAGAAGAGCAATAGGAAAGACTATTGGCTGTTTGAAGGCATTATTGTGAAGGTTATGAGTAAAGCTTTGGCAGATAAGGGGTATTATAAGCAGAAGGGCGTTGTGCGCAAGGTGATTGATAAGTATTGTGGGGAGATTGAGATGCTTGAGAATAAGCATGTATTGAGGGTTGATCAAGAGGAACTGGAGACAGTGATTCCGCAGATAGGGGGCCTTGTGAAGATTGTTAACGGGGCATATCGTGGTGAGCATGCAAGATTGCTAGCAATAGATACTGACAAGTTCTGTGCCAAGGTGCAGATTGAGAAGGGAATATATGATGGAAGGGTTCTAAAGGCTGTTGAATACGAAGATATATGCAAATTGGCGCAATGA
- the LOC105167447 gene encoding ATP synthase subunit delta', mitochondrial-like, whose amino-acid sequence MFRRVAVRLLSHLRPFSSSEVPTEPVADDLFMAAWRRIVPNLDPPRTPLAFMRPRPSTASAASTPSKLTINLVSHYSSALSNKQVDMVIVPATTGQMGILPGHVASISELKAGLLSIHEGDEVTKYFISSGFVFVHSNSVTDIIAIEAVPIEQVDPDSVQKYFKEFTQKLSAASTDLEKAEAQIGLDVLSTLHSSLSG is encoded by the exons ATGTTCCGCCGTGTCGCCGTCCGCCTACTTTCTCACCTCCGCCCCTTTTCCTCTTCCGAGGTTCCGACTGAGCCGGTGGCGGATGACTTGTTTATGGCAGCTTGGAGGCGAATTGTGCCCAACCTAGACCCTCCCAGAACCCCATTGGCCTTCATGCGGCCGCGGCCTTCCACCGCTTCTGCGGCGTCCACTCCCTCCAAGCTCACTATCAACTTGGTCTCTCACTATTCTTCCGCACTGTCCAATAAACAG GTTGACATGGTTATAGTACCTGCCACCACCGGGCAGATGGGTATTCTCCCTGGACATGTAGCATCAATATCAGAACTAAAAGCTGGCCTACTTTCCATACACGAGGGGGACGAAGTGACAAAGTACTTCATTAGCAGTGGTTTTGTGTTCGTCCATTCAAATTCCGTTACTGATATAATCGCCATTGAGGCTGTTCCAATTGAACAAGTCGACCCAGATTCTGTCCAAAAGTACTTCAAAGAATTCACTCAAAAGCTGAGCGCAGCCTCAACCGATCTGGAGAAAGCTGAAGCGCAAATTGGGTTGGACGTTCTAAGTACTTTACATTCTTCTCTTTCTGGATAG
- the LOC105167450 gene encoding uncharacterized protein LOC105167450, translated as MRSAAAYCDYDNYQPHFLDSCFLCHRPLNHNTDIFMYRGNTPFCSQECRQEQIEMDEEVERRWKVSSSSKRSNRQTSSDPAKESDTNKAVRTGTVAVA; from the exons ATGAGGTCAGCTGCGGCATACTGCGACTACGACAACTACCAACcccattttcttgattcttgctTCCTTTGCCACAGACCACTCAACCACAACACGGACATTTTCATGTACAG AGGGAACACACCATTTTGCAGCCAAGAGTGCAGGCAAGAACAGATTGAAATGGACGAAGAAGTCGAGAGGAGATGGAAGGTTTCCAGCTCCTCCAAGAGATCAAACAGACAAACCTCATCAGACCCAGCTAAAGAATCTGACACCAACAAAGCTGTAAGAACAGGGACAGTGGCTGTGGCCTGA
- the LOC105167520 gene encoding pentatricopeptide repeat-containing protein At3g22470, mitochondrial isoform X2: MSAAVRSNLKFSPFSSSYDDDSFNTVINSNERRKLAVGISKIIKQGKGYLLQGFSSNFCAFALVKIMKLLLKEEAAIAFFKYVFRDHSDGVVRQCCVAVHLLVAEEFRLMAQDVLGWVIQEIGEERSYNIVWQEYFKDALDFFILDALMRSFTKAEMASCALEVLGRMREVGRRPSVSAICVLLKLLLRFGYCGSVWKLYRDMVCKGPIPSIYIYNMMILGFCRRGCIRIGESLLYVMQKFGCEPDVHTYNILINAYCVRGWTLDALNWVHLMVESGCNPSPATFSTIINAFCKEGNIAEARKIFDGMQEIGVFPNTALYNALMDGYVKAREIGLANMLYEEMRSKGVAPDSVTFNILAAGHYKYGKEEDGEQLLRNLSMIGLVPDSSLSDISIGGLCWAGRLDEALELLENMLEKGVPVSVIAFNSLIVAYGKAGLEDKAFEVYNIMVKFGLTPSASTCTSLLLGLTKIGRLQEANSLIYEMIEKGYPVSKVAFTVVLDGYFKKGDMMRAQGLWREMEVLGMAPDAVAFSAFIDGLAKGGFVEEAYDMFLKMTSKGLVPNNFAYNSLISGFCNCGKLNEALKLEMEMRERGLLPDRLTYNIIIKGFCKQGRMKSATETYIEMQRHGFTPDIVTYNTLISGYCRQFDMLNAEYLANTMLSSGWDPDVTTYNIQIHGYCRSQRMNRAIMMFDELISTGIVPDTVTYNTLMNGVCHDILDRAMILTGKLLKMAFIPDVVTTNLLLSNLRKQGLPHRTAMWAKKLREIPFEFDEITYKILEKAYHDIEEDIDCTKEITGKSLFIDFLMYITYDFIHRNRMYQKTSFDLFEFADNQSSTTQKPSADEYMK, translated from the exons ATGTCTGCTGCTGTGCGTAGCAATCTTAAG TTTTCACCTTTCAGCAGTAGTTACGACGATGACTCGTTCAACACTGTGATTAATTCGAATGAGAGGCGTAAACTCGCTGTTGGAATTTCAAAGATTATCAAACAGGGGAAAGGGTATCTTTTACAGGGATTTTCCAGCAATTTCTGCGCGTTTGCCCTGGTAAAGATCATGAAATTGCTTTTGAAAGAGGAGGCTGCAAttgcatttttcaaatatgtCTTTCGTGATCATTCAGATGGTGTAGTTCGACAATGTTGTGTTGCTGTGCATTTATTAGTGGCTGAAGAATTTAGGCTTATGGCCCAAGATGTGCTCGGGTGGGTGATTCAGGAAATAGGAGAGGAAAGGAGCTATAATATTGTGTGGCAAGAGTATTTTAAGGATGCACTGGACTTTTTCATTCTTGATGCATTAATGCGCTCTTTTACAAAAGCGGAAATGGCATCTTGTGCCTTGGAGGTTTTGGGTAGAATGAGAGAAGTTGGTCGGAGGCCGAGTGTTTCAGCAATTTGTGTTCTGTTAAAATTGTTGCTTAGATTTGGTTATTGTGGCAGTGTGTGGAAGTTGTATAGAGACATGGTTTGTAAAGGACCCATTccttcaatttatatatacaatatgaTGATTCTTGGCTTTTGTAGAAGAGGATGCATAAGGATTGGAGAAAGTTTGTTGTATGTAATGCAGAAGTTTGGATGTGAACCAGATGTGCATACGTATAACATTTTAATCAATGCGTATTGTGTTAGGGGTTGGACTTTGGATGCATTAAATTGGGTGCATCTGATGGTTGAAAGTGGTTGCAACCCAAGCCCCGCCACATTTAGTACAATCATAAATGCCTTCTGCAAGGAGGGTAATATTGCCGAAGCCAGAAAAATCTTTGATGGGATGCAAGAAATTGGAGTGTTTCCAAACACTGCGTTGTATAACGCTTTGATGGATGGCTATGTTAAGGCAAGAGAAATTGGTCTGGCAAATATGCTTTATGAAGAGATGAGAAGCAAAGGTGTGGCTCCTGATAGTGTGACTTTCAACATTTTAGCTGCAGGACATTACAAGTATGGCAAGGAGGAGGATGGGGAACAATTGCTCAGGAACCTATCAATGATTGGATTGGTTCCAGATTCTTCATTGTCTGATATATCAATTGGAGGACTATGTTGGGCAGGGAGATTAGATGAAGCTTTGGAATTGTTGGAGAATATGCTTGAGAAAGGGGTTCCTGTTAGTGTAATAGCATTTAATTCCTTAATTGTTGCCTATGGCAAAGCAGGGTTAGAAGACAAAGCTTTTGAAGTCTATAACATTATGGTGAAATTTGGCCTAACTCCTTCAGCTTCTACCTGTACTTCACTTCTTCTAGGCTTGACTAAAATTGGAAGGCTCCAAGAAGCCAACTCTCTTATATATGAGATGATAGAAAAGGGTTATCCCGTCAGTAAAGTGGCTTTTACTGTGGTTCTAGATGGGTATTTCAAGAAAGGGGATATGATGAGAGCTCAGGGTCTGTGGAGAGAAATGGAGGTGCTGGGGATGGCTCCTGATGCTGTTGCATTTTCTGCATTCATTGATGGACTTGCTAAAGGAGGTTTTGTTGAAGAGGCTTATGATATGTTCTTAAAAATGACGAGCAAAGGACTTGTTCCTAATAACTTTGCTTACAATTCGTTAATTTCTGGTTTTTGCAACTGTGGCAAACTAAATGAAGCATTGAAGTTGGAAATGGAGATGAGGGAGAGGGGTCTGCTGCCAGATCGTCTCACCTACAACATTATTATCAAGGGGTTCTGTAAACAGGGCAGGATGAAGTCGGCAACAGAGACCTACATTGAAATGCAAAGACATGGCTTTACCCCAGATATTGTGACTTACAACACTTTGATCAGTGGATACTGCAGGCAGTTTGACATGTTAAATGCGGAGTATTTGGCAAACACAATGCTGTCTAGTGGTTGGGACCCAGATGTTACAACCTATAACATACAGATTCATGGTTACTGCAGAAGCCAGAGGATGAATCGAGCTATTATGATGTTTGATGAGCTTATTTCTACTGGAATAGTTCCAGATACAGTTACCTACAATACTCTGATGAATGGTGTCTGCCATGATATACTAGATCGTGCAATGATCTTGACCGGAAAATTACTTAAGATGGCCTTTATTCCAGATGTAGTTACAACTAACCTATTATTGTCCAACCTACGCAAGCAAGGGTTACCGCACAGGACGGCGATGTGGGCAAAGAAGTTGAGGGAGATTCCCTTTGAGTTTGATGAAATAACATATAAGATTTTGGAAAAAGCATATCATGATATAGAAGAAGATATTGATTGTACAAAAGAAATAACAGGGAAGAGTCTCTTTATAGACTTCCTAATGTACATAACATATGACTTTATACATAGAAATAGGATGTATCAGAAAACAAGCTTTGACCTTTTTGAATTCGCTGACAATCAGTCCAGCACAACGCAGAAGCCATCAGCAGATGAGTATATGAAATGA
- the LOC105167520 gene encoding pentatricopeptide repeat-containing protein At3g22470, mitochondrial isoform X1 — protein sequence MSAAVRSNLKVCPSFPLFLHISSEALVHFRSVPRDRLRICPQLIQFVCFNSSSSFRVASKFDFLGQFSPFSSSYDDDSFNTVINSNERRKLAVGISKIIKQGKGYLLQGFSSNFCAFALVKIMKLLLKEEAAIAFFKYVFRDHSDGVVRQCCVAVHLLVAEEFRLMAQDVLGWVIQEIGEERSYNIVWQEYFKDALDFFILDALMRSFTKAEMASCALEVLGRMREVGRRPSVSAICVLLKLLLRFGYCGSVWKLYRDMVCKGPIPSIYIYNMMILGFCRRGCIRIGESLLYVMQKFGCEPDVHTYNILINAYCVRGWTLDALNWVHLMVESGCNPSPATFSTIINAFCKEGNIAEARKIFDGMQEIGVFPNTALYNALMDGYVKAREIGLANMLYEEMRSKGVAPDSVTFNILAAGHYKYGKEEDGEQLLRNLSMIGLVPDSSLSDISIGGLCWAGRLDEALELLENMLEKGVPVSVIAFNSLIVAYGKAGLEDKAFEVYNIMVKFGLTPSASTCTSLLLGLTKIGRLQEANSLIYEMIEKGYPVSKVAFTVVLDGYFKKGDMMRAQGLWREMEVLGMAPDAVAFSAFIDGLAKGGFVEEAYDMFLKMTSKGLVPNNFAYNSLISGFCNCGKLNEALKLEMEMRERGLLPDRLTYNIIIKGFCKQGRMKSATETYIEMQRHGFTPDIVTYNTLISGYCRQFDMLNAEYLANTMLSSGWDPDVTTYNIQIHGYCRSQRMNRAIMMFDELISTGIVPDTVTYNTLMNGVCHDILDRAMILTGKLLKMAFIPDVVTTNLLLSNLRKQGLPHRTAMWAKKLREIPFEFDEITYKILEKAYHDIEEDIDCTKEITGKSLFIDFLMYITYDFIHRNRMYQKTSFDLFEFADNQSSTTQKPSADEYMK from the coding sequence ATGTCTGCTGCTGTGCGTAGCAATCTTAAGGTCTGCCCTTCTTTCCCTCTCTTTCTCCACATAAGCTCAGAAGCGCTTGTTCACTTTCGGTCTGTTCCCCGCGATAGACTAAGAATTTGTCCTCAGTTGATTCAGTTTGTTTGCTTTAACAGCTCGAGCTCGTTTCGTGTTGCCTCAAAATTCGATTTTCTTGGACAGTTTTCACCTTTCAGCAGTAGTTACGACGATGACTCGTTCAACACTGTGATTAATTCGAATGAGAGGCGTAAACTCGCTGTTGGAATTTCAAAGATTATCAAACAGGGGAAAGGGTATCTTTTACAGGGATTTTCCAGCAATTTCTGCGCGTTTGCCCTGGTAAAGATCATGAAATTGCTTTTGAAAGAGGAGGCTGCAAttgcatttttcaaatatgtCTTTCGTGATCATTCAGATGGTGTAGTTCGACAATGTTGTGTTGCTGTGCATTTATTAGTGGCTGAAGAATTTAGGCTTATGGCCCAAGATGTGCTCGGGTGGGTGATTCAGGAAATAGGAGAGGAAAGGAGCTATAATATTGTGTGGCAAGAGTATTTTAAGGATGCACTGGACTTTTTCATTCTTGATGCATTAATGCGCTCTTTTACAAAAGCGGAAATGGCATCTTGTGCCTTGGAGGTTTTGGGTAGAATGAGAGAAGTTGGTCGGAGGCCGAGTGTTTCAGCAATTTGTGTTCTGTTAAAATTGTTGCTTAGATTTGGTTATTGTGGCAGTGTGTGGAAGTTGTATAGAGACATGGTTTGTAAAGGACCCATTccttcaatttatatatacaatatgaTGATTCTTGGCTTTTGTAGAAGAGGATGCATAAGGATTGGAGAAAGTTTGTTGTATGTAATGCAGAAGTTTGGATGTGAACCAGATGTGCATACGTATAACATTTTAATCAATGCGTATTGTGTTAGGGGTTGGACTTTGGATGCATTAAATTGGGTGCATCTGATGGTTGAAAGTGGTTGCAACCCAAGCCCCGCCACATTTAGTACAATCATAAATGCCTTCTGCAAGGAGGGTAATATTGCCGAAGCCAGAAAAATCTTTGATGGGATGCAAGAAATTGGAGTGTTTCCAAACACTGCGTTGTATAACGCTTTGATGGATGGCTATGTTAAGGCAAGAGAAATTGGTCTGGCAAATATGCTTTATGAAGAGATGAGAAGCAAAGGTGTGGCTCCTGATAGTGTGACTTTCAACATTTTAGCTGCAGGACATTACAAGTATGGCAAGGAGGAGGATGGGGAACAATTGCTCAGGAACCTATCAATGATTGGATTGGTTCCAGATTCTTCATTGTCTGATATATCAATTGGAGGACTATGTTGGGCAGGGAGATTAGATGAAGCTTTGGAATTGTTGGAGAATATGCTTGAGAAAGGGGTTCCTGTTAGTGTAATAGCATTTAATTCCTTAATTGTTGCCTATGGCAAAGCAGGGTTAGAAGACAAAGCTTTTGAAGTCTATAACATTATGGTGAAATTTGGCCTAACTCCTTCAGCTTCTACCTGTACTTCACTTCTTCTAGGCTTGACTAAAATTGGAAGGCTCCAAGAAGCCAACTCTCTTATATATGAGATGATAGAAAAGGGTTATCCCGTCAGTAAAGTGGCTTTTACTGTGGTTCTAGATGGGTATTTCAAGAAAGGGGATATGATGAGAGCTCAGGGTCTGTGGAGAGAAATGGAGGTGCTGGGGATGGCTCCTGATGCTGTTGCATTTTCTGCATTCATTGATGGACTTGCTAAAGGAGGTTTTGTTGAAGAGGCTTATGATATGTTCTTAAAAATGACGAGCAAAGGACTTGTTCCTAATAACTTTGCTTACAATTCGTTAATTTCTGGTTTTTGCAACTGTGGCAAACTAAATGAAGCATTGAAGTTGGAAATGGAGATGAGGGAGAGGGGTCTGCTGCCAGATCGTCTCACCTACAACATTATTATCAAGGGGTTCTGTAAACAGGGCAGGATGAAGTCGGCAACAGAGACCTACATTGAAATGCAAAGACATGGCTTTACCCCAGATATTGTGACTTACAACACTTTGATCAGTGGATACTGCAGGCAGTTTGACATGTTAAATGCGGAGTATTTGGCAAACACAATGCTGTCTAGTGGTTGGGACCCAGATGTTACAACCTATAACATACAGATTCATGGTTACTGCAGAAGCCAGAGGATGAATCGAGCTATTATGATGTTTGATGAGCTTATTTCTACTGGAATAGTTCCAGATACAGTTACCTACAATACTCTGATGAATGGTGTCTGCCATGATATACTAGATCGTGCAATGATCTTGACCGGAAAATTACTTAAGATGGCCTTTATTCCAGATGTAGTTACAACTAACCTATTATTGTCCAACCTACGCAAGCAAGGGTTACCGCACAGGACGGCGATGTGGGCAAAGAAGTTGAGGGAGATTCCCTTTGAGTTTGATGAAATAACATATAAGATTTTGGAAAAAGCATATCATGATATAGAAGAAGATATTGATTGTACAAAAGAAATAACAGGGAAGAGTCTCTTTATAGACTTCCTAATGTACATAACATATGACTTTATACATAGAAATAGGATGTATCAGAAAACAAGCTTTGACCTTTTTGAATTCGCTGACAATCAGTCCAGCACAACGCAGAAGCCATCAGCAGATGAGTATATGAAATGA
- the LOC105167457 gene encoding probable serine/threonine-protein kinase PBL19 has protein sequence MKCFHHFKDRVKSRVQKSAPILKNQNKSDTSEAERVTKSSGSGSLPRTIPEIYEEKAQNLRVFTFAELRQATSNFSRLLKIGEGGFGCVYKGTIKPVDGKGEPSVVAIKKLNRDGYQGHKQWVAEVQFLGVVEHSNLVKLIGYCAMDGERGIQRLLVYEYMPNKSLEDHLFNKAHSALSWDRRLQIMLGAAQGLAYLHEELEIQVIYRDFKSSNVLLDEEFKPKLSDFGLAREGPTPGHTHVSTAVVGTYGYAAPDYIETGHLTSKSDVWSFGVVLYEILTGRRSLERDRPRSEQKMLDWVKQYPADSRKFGMIMDPRLENQYSLSAARKIAKLADSCLVKSAKDRPKMSKVVESLKQIVQVENAESPPTKYLEDAEDNAVEEKPVKEKGASESAKRRIAHLAKISENLGGVSGRRFMIMQRAKVT, from the exons ATGAAGTGTTTTCATCATTTCAAGGATAGAGTTAAAAGCAGGGTACAGAAATCAGCAccaattttgaaaaaccaGAACAAATCAGATACATCAGAAGCTGAGAGAGTAACAAAGTCTTCTGGTTCAGGTTCTCTGCCACGTACTATTCCTGAAATATACGAAGAGAAAGCTCAGAATTTGAGGGTGTTCACGTTTGCGGAGCTAAGGCAAGCAACAAGTAACTTCAGTAGATTACTTAAGATTGGCGAAGGCGGTTTTGGATGTGTGTACAAGGGAACCATCAAGCCTGTTGATGGCAAGGGTGAACCTTCGGTGGTTGCTATCAAGAAACTCAACAGAGACGGCTATCAG GGTCACAAGCAATGGGTAGCAGAAGTGCAGTTTCTTGGTGTGGTGGAGCATTCCAATCTTGTCAAGCTTATCGGATACTGTGCTATGGATGGAGAGAGAGGTATACAGAGGCTACTAGTGTATGAATACATGCCTAACAAAAGCCTGGAAGATCATCTTTTCAACAAGGCTCATTCTGCTCTATCCTGGGATCGGAGACTGCAGATAATGCTTGGGGCGGCACAGGGATTGGCTTATCTCCATGAAGAATTAGAAATCCAG GTTATATATCGGGATTTCAAGTCATCGAATGTGCTGTTGGATGAGGAGTTCAAGCCAAAGCTTTCGGACTTTGGGCTTGCGAGGGAGGGGCCAACGCCCGGTCATACTCATGTTTCTACTGCG GTTGTTGGAACATATGGATATGCAGCCCCAGATTACATAGAGACAGGACATCTTACCTCAAAGAGTGATGTCTGGAGCTTCGGAGTTGTGTTGTATGAGATCTTGACGGGCAGACGATCCCTGGAAAGGGACCGACCCAGGTCTGAGCAGAAAATGCTGGACTGGGTGAAACAGTATCCTGCTGATAGCCGGAAATTTGGCATGATCATGGATCCGAGACTTGAGAATCAGTACTCACTCAGTGCAGCCCGTAAAATTGCCAAATTAGCCGATAGTTGTTTGGTAAAAAGTGCAAAAGACCGACCAAAGATGAGCAAGGTGGTGGAGAGCTTGAAGCAAATAGTTCAGGTTGAGAATGCTGAAAGCCCTCCCACAAAGTATTTGGAGGATGCTGAAGATAACGCAGTGGAGGAGAAGCCTGTGAAAGAGAAGGGGGCATCAGAATCAGCCAAGAGGAGAATCGCACATTTGGCTAAAATAAGTGAGAATCTGGGGGGAGTGAGTGGAAGGAGGTTTATGATCATGCAGAGGGCCAAAGTGacataa